GGTCTCAAAAAGTGCTAATTGTCTTATAAAGGGTAGCTGTTAacgagaaaggaaaaaataaggaagggCTCCCTGCTTGCCTTCCTcgtcttcctcttctctccctccttctcttcagTCATTTCCTTCCTCCTCGCACAGCTCTGTGGAGCAGTTCTAGGCCCCCAGTGGTTGGCACGCTGGGTGCTGAGGATGCTCTTGGACCAGTGCAGGGGATAGACATGAAAACCAATCAGCCTGACGGAGTGTTATGAAATCTCTGAGAGGCCTGTTGGGGCAGGGCTTCAGCTCATGGCCTACTCTGtcctgtggggctgggggtgggcgtGGGAAAGACAGGGGAattgggagggggtggaggagccccagatcatttttctcttccccGATGCAAAATGCCTGAATGATACAGGGCCAACCGGTCtgccagggtgtgtgtgtgggggtgttaCATTTTGAAAGTTCATGACCACTTCTTAAGACCTATCAAAATCTAtgccagcttttttcttttttttagatttttatttatttatttaagagagagaacacaagctgggggtagaggcagagggagaaacaggctcctcgctgagcagggagccctgtgatGGAGAGCTcaatgcttatctgactgagccccccaggcgcctctATGCCAGCGTTTAAAATGTGGAATATGTCCTTGCTGTGCTCCTTGACCGGCCCATGAGCTTGTCAGTCCCGAGGTGATCAGTGGGGTCCAGGATGCTTTCCTATTGTGTATCATGGGCTGCCTCTACTGATTAAATCAAGGTTCAAATCAGTTTCCTCCTGACTTCTCTGTTATGCTGGTGCCCTCCTGGAAGCTTCCTCTACCTTTCAGCCTTCTCAGAGGTTGTTCCTTTTTCCTCCACCTGGTCCTTGGATGCTCATCAAGGCTGCCTAGGCTGTTTCTTTAGCAGAGAGCTTGTGTGCCTCCCCTTGTCATTAAGCTACTCTGCCCGGCCTTGGCTCTAgtgctccctccccagggcctttcctttctctccaacAGGAGAGAAACAATAATAAACAGGGCTAGTCTTCTTTcatgccttaaaaaaatattttttaaaaagatttattttagagagagagtggggaggaggggcagagggagaaggtgagagaaaCTCAGATTCCACATGGTGAggctccacctcatgaccctgagatcactatttgaactaaaaccaagagtctgacgcttaacgccacccaggtgcctccccccTCCACCTTTTTAGATCAAAGGAATACATGTCTTGTTTATAAAATTGGTACAGCTGAATACTCCTCCAATTGTGGTACAGACAACATAGGGCCAAATGATTTTGttagttttagaaattttttcaagtgacgctttaaaaaaaaatagctccaaGACCACACAGTGAGGTGCCCTGCACTGGTGTTCCTCCTGCCTAAAGGCACCTGGAGAGCCCCTGCTGGCCTGGAGTGGCTGTGTTCCTGCTGCCCCTTTCACAGCCCAGTGAGGGACGAGGACTGGCACCCTCGCTGTGGGTGTACTCAGGATGGGAGGTCTGCTTGCAGGAAACACGTGGGGGTCAGAGTTTCTgaattcctcctctttttttttttcttgttttgtttttggttgttttaggACAAGGACTGGCACCCTCACTGTGGGCGCACTGGTGGGGATGCGAAAGGGTGAGGCCCCTATGAAAAACAGGATGGTGGTTCTTCACAAAATGCAAGtgtagaattgccatatgatacagcaattccACCTGTGAGTGGATACACAaaggaactgaaagcagggacttgaacagaTTACCTATACGCCAATGTTCACAGCACATTATTCACAATCGCTAAAATgggggaaacaacccaaatgtctgtcaatgGTTGGACGGGTAACACACGTACATACATACCATGGAATATGGTTCCACCTTAAAATGGaatgaagttctgacacatgcCCCAGCATAGATGAACCTGGGAGACATTGTGCCAAGCAAAAtatgccagtcacaaaaggctATATACTGTATAGGTCCAGTTACAGAAGGTCTCTGGAATTGTCAAATTCACTGACACAAAAAATAGATTTAACacccaggggtgggggatggggagttactctttattttattttttatttttttatttgttttattttgtatttaaaaaaatattttatttatttattcatgagagacacacacacacagagaggcagagacacaggcagagggagaagcaggctctatgcagggagcctgatgtgggactcgatcctgggtcttcaggatcataccctgggccaaaggcggcactaaaccgctgagccacccgggctgccttattttattttttaaagattttatttgtttgacatagagagagaataagcaggggtatagagggagagggagaaacaggctccccgttgaacagggagtccaatgcaggactcaatctcaggaccctgagatcatgaccagagccaaaggcagacgcttaactgagccatgcaggtgccccagggaGTTAACTTTAATGAGTAAACTTTCaattgggaagatgaaaaagttctggaagatggatggtggggatggttgcCCAGCAATGTGGACGTACTGAATGCCATGCTATGGAACTTTGTAGTTAAAAATGGTCGAAATGCTAacttttatattatgtgtattttaccacaataaaaaaatgagttgatataaaaaaattaagtatagcTGATGTGACCCGAATCGAGGTGGCATTGGAATGCCCAAGTTTGGAAAACACTGTCCCAGCCTCACCTACAGTGTGGTTACAGGTTATTTGCATGCAAATGAGatgtctttttcaatattctgaagtgttgttttttttttttttaattttcatttctgggCAAATAACACTGGTTAAAAAGCAAGTAGAAAGAGAAGAATTGTGacatttgttgagaatttttgtaccACTGCTCTATTTTAGTTTATGTAGTTCTAAAACACTGGTGTAGGAAACTAACTCCGGTTCCAGTTCAGACTGAGAAACGGGGGCTCCCCTGCCCCACAAGTAAGTGGCTAGACCTGCCTTCCACACCAGGCAGTCCACCCCCATGCCCTGAGCTCTTTGAGGTGCACCTACATCCTGCTGATCTCATTTTACCTTCCAGCCACTGGATAGTGCAGAAAACTTCCACTCCTTTGGAATTTCGCATCTGTAGGGCACTAATTTGGAGAAACAAGAATTGGGGACCAAGTAGTACCTAAATAATGGAAACAAATGTTGTGCTTGACAGCAGAGAACAGACACCAAAGCCAGAAACAACACTGGGTCTGAGGTCTCGGCTCTCTCAGTTATTTCAGATTCTAGCCTCAGGTAGTCATGGCATCCCAGACCCCCTCCCTGtggaaaacacagaaatacagaggggaaaaaaacctaccGCCACAAAGCACTTGTCACAGCACAGCCCAGAAATAACCACAGGTCACATTTCAGTCAATATATTCCCCATTTTTACTGGGCATACTCACATACAcaaagtagttttattttattttattttattttttaatattttttttcaatttttatttatttatgatagtcacagagagagagagagaggcagagacacaggcagagggagaagcaggctccatgcaccgggagcccgacgtgggattcgatcccgggtctccaggatcgcgccctgggccaaaggcaggcgccaaaccgctgcgccacccagggatccccacaaagtAGTTTTAAAGTGGGTTTTACAATATATAGTTTTATCACCTGGTTTACAAGTAAATCTATTGTGAACGTTTTCTCTTTTGCAACAGTCAATATACTTGTAAGGTATGGAGAAAACATAACCTATTAAGCTCTCTTGTTGGGGAAatttagagagattttttttttcccaaggaaaacTTTGTTCTCTCTACAATGCATTGAGAAAAAAGGAGTGTCCTTGTCTTCTACAGCTTTCTATGAACGATAGGAACTTGCCTTTCAACTTAGCTTTTTAACTTGCTTCTTGGGCTCATCTAATCATCAACCAAgtggttcattttattttttccaatctcTCTCCCATTTGCTTCCTCTTTTCTACCCTGTCTCCCTGGTATACACCTGCACTTCTAATACTTCAACATCTGCTTCCTGCCTTCTTGCCTGCTCTCTTTACAGaggcttcctttctttttctattaaagaTAAGGTCTTAATTGATTTTGATCAACTCTACTCAAAACTTTAAACTCAGGTCCATGTTAGGAGTAACCTTTAATAATTTGAAGATAGAATTCAACTGTTTAAGGAAAATAGTAAGAAACGCGTGGTAGAGATACATGTATTAAGAAACAGATCTTGGTCATAGTGTAGATATggctgacttttttaaaaatagattttatttatttatttgagagagagagttggaggaGAGGAgataccccactgagcagggagcctaatgtgggtctcaatcccaggaccctgagatcatgacccaggccaaaggtagacgcttaaccgactgagccacccagctgcccctatgGCTGACGTTTTTTGGAGGGCAGGGCAGAAGAAAGTAGTTGGTACCTTAAGGTAACATTAGGGACCATGATGAAAATCTATTCACTATTTCAAGGCAATGACCAAATGATCATCTCTAGTTAAGACACTGGAGTGACAGCCTTTACAGGTTATGAAATTTGCATAACAAATATTGCATATGCAAGTGTCCACTAACAGTAACTTTGTAGAGCAAGGCAGATGCCAGCTAGCAAAAAAGTGGTGCCCGAAGACAGTGTTAATTCTGGAGTCCTGGAAACCAGGAAGTGCTCATCCATCACGTGGCCATCTGAAAGGTAGGGACACTGGGTCATTAAAGGACATCCCTCCAGCAGTTTATCCTGCCCATGTGGCATATCTATACCAGCCAAAAAATCAGTTGGGACTCAACATTTGATGAGTACAGTATGCTTATGGGGCCAAGTATATGGATTATATGGACTTCAGACTCCCCTGGAGAAAAGCTTTTTCAGCCAAAGTTGCTGTGGACCTACTGTTAACTTGGATTTTCCCTGGACACGTGCTCTCACACCTGGAAATTCACCCCAGCCGGCAACACCTTTGATGGCAGGGGTGCAGCAGGACTTGGTTAGGTATCGATTAGGAGACAGCCCACTTGGGGTCCCAAGATCCAGGAGGAAAATATGGTCTCTGCCCATGCAGTCTTCCCATTCACACTTAACCAAACACCTATCCTGGGCCTGGCATCCAGGAGGCGAGTGGAAAAGCCACCATCCCTGTCCAGGTCAGGGCTCCCCTCTTGTACTCAAGTGAAGCATTTGCTTTCACTTATTTCTGCCCTAACCATGTGCAATTTCTAACATCCACAGGGTGAGAACTCTGAGAGGCCTCTGAACCTGGGTGGGCCCAGAAATCTGGTTCCGGGTTGAGGCAGGGCAAGAACCCTCTCCTCTGGGTCCCTGTTCTTCTTGTTACTGTTttcctcaaatcaataaaaattcacAAGGTGACAAGGTTGAGACCATTCACAGAGGGGTCCACGCCGGCCTCCTTGAGGATCCATGATGAGGTTCCTGAGGagtgagggaggtgggtggagccTCTGGTGGAATTTAAGGGCCCAGAGTTGGGAGTGGTCATTCTGGAGCTGGTCTGGGTCTCCCtgcccaaagaaaaggaaagcccaACAGCACCCTCTTGGTGTTTATGAGGCCAagctttgtcttgtttctttccCTTAGTAGAAGCTCACACACTATAAAATGTCAGATGGACCTGATATAACTCCACCTGGAAGGTGACATTTCTGAGGCAGTTAATCTGAGGGACGCCAATGTGACCACCCCATCTGAAGCCCTCAATGCTTTTATAAGCAGCACTTGGGCTGCCAGGACCCAGCAAGCCATGACTCAGAGGAGAGACTTCCCTTTGCCAAGTGGCCACAGGCAACTAACTATAACTTGAAAGGACAGAAGATGGGACTGTCTACTTACCACACCCTGGTAGAAATGTCTGCCGAAAGCAGTGCAGCCGGCCGCGCCAGCATTTACACATGGAACATCTCTTAGGCAGCCAGGTGTCATGGGGCACAGACTCACAGTTCCTGGAAAGAACGGATAAAGTGATGCATATGGTTTTTAACTCCTGCCCCTatttctctctgcccaccccctttgATGGCTTACTCTTTTCGAGAATCGTGCTCACAGTTGCGACCATAGAAGGAGGGGGGGCAGGCACAGAAGGATCCCAGCATGCAGGTTCCCCCATTCAGACAGCAAGTTTTGTTTAACTCCTTACCTGGAATATAAGTTAAGAAGAGGTGGCTGAGGGAGGGCAGGGTGCGGGTGGGTACTGAAAAGCTAAACCCTGGAAGTGAAGGTTAATACAGTGCTAAGGGCTTGGGCTCCCCAGTGCTTAGAGATGTttaaatcttgcttttttttttttttaagatttatttattcatgagagggacacagaaagaggcagagacataggcagagggagaaacaggctctctgcggggagcctgatatgggactcgatcccgggatcccaggatcacaacctggtccgaaggcagatgctcaactgcagagccacccaggtgcctacaCTCTTGCTTTTTAAAGTGGCTTTGCTACCTGAGCCTCTGAGCagagaaagctttttatttgtttgtttatttgaaagagaggatgagcagagtgtggggaaagggagaagcaggctcaccaccaAGTGGGGGGCCCAATTCGGgccttgatgccaggaccctgagatcctgacctgagctgaaggcagatgcttaaccgtctgagccacccaggtgccctcagaaaGCTTTCTCATGCTCAGGCCAGGGGTTCCCAGAGCCCCCAAGTGCAGTGGAATCAGTAGAAAAACTGCGTGCATCCCAGGGAGGTGAAGTACATGCTGCCGATCTGGCCTCCAGAGCCAAGACCAGTCCAACCATCCACCCAGCTCCAGAATCAGGTTGCCACTTGGGGAAAAGAGCGTCAGAAAGATAGGAAACACAAAGGACCAGGACGGTGATAGCATGCTGTGGACCTAAGGCAGGTGGTCTTACTGTCCTGGATCCCTATGGAGGGCACAAAGTGGGAAGCCCGGTGATGAAATGCAGGCTCCTCCCGGGACCAGACACTGCCATCTCTTAAGGGCGGCTCTCTCCTCGAAAGTTCACGGTGGCCCAACCCTTAATGACAAAAATCAACCAGTGGGTTTTAGGATTTCAGGCCCTGTGAAAATTGCTGCTGATTGAAATAACAAAAGGTCTCTCACCAGCAACTAATTCCAGTTCAAACGCTTTGGAAATGGTCATAATCAAAATCACCCTGGGAAGATGAAATCAGACATCCATTAGCAAAACAAGGCAAATAAAACCTTTTGAGTTAACAGTTAACGCCTAGGTCTTCCCATCTCAAGGACAAGACCACAGATCACTAGGGAGAAATTATATAGTCCCACCaggctctttccttccttttccatggCTAGTTCATGTAGCAACATCAAGAAAAATGATGAGAATAAACAACACCTAAAAGCCAGTTCTTTTCTATATGTATCAAGACTTCTGAGGCTCTGTCCTCCTCGACACATAATCTTAAGTCGGCGTACATCTTTTAGTTTGGATTTCACAGAACAGGTATTCTTCTGTACTTAGTTCTTCATAGGAGAATGTTAAAATGATTgcatgacaaaaaaataaaataaataaaatgactgcATGACATCCTGTGTCATTGATTAATGAATCACATTTTATAAACTATTTCATTTAAACCAGTCCTTGAAGAGATTTTTGGGATAAAACAAATCACCCCCTATTACTCCTCATGGTTTGGCAAATACTGAATCTATGCCTTTAAACTTCTCAGcagcagatttttatttttatttatttatttattagcagcagatttttaaatttgattgttAATATTGATCTTTTCTTACCCAAGAGAGGAAAATGCTAGTCATCTCCCAGGCTGCGCCATCAACCCGACCGTAAATGTTAAAAGCCAATGGCAAAGCTGGATGGAACCACAAGCATGAAGTTCCAGGTCTTTCGGGAGAAACAGCATCGCTGTCGGCAGCCCTTTTAAGGTTTGTGCCAAACGACAGGGAGTAGAACACGATTTCCGAAGCTGGCAGGCTCTGGTAATCAGAAGCTCATAGTCAAGGTGGGTTCATACCTGCAAGAGAAGTGCTCCATCTTTCTGAGGTCCAGAGCTTCTAACGAGTCAGGGGGAAAGAATGTCAGCATGGCTTGCATTCATGGTCGTTGCTAAAATAcccaaaggaaaacatgaatttcatgaaatgaaaaatgggGATTTGGCAAGAAGAGTATCTCAGAGAAGGATGCTTTCCCCAGAAGGTCttaggaggagcaggagcagggtgTCCCGAGAGACGGGGGGCTCATCACCGAGCTGGGTCCTAAGGAATGCTTTGACCTCAGCCGGGGAGCCAGCCCAGCCAGCGGCCTCTCCTTCCTCAGCAACCacgagggaggcagggagggccggCAGGTGGGCGCGGAGGCGGAGACCCACGCCCATCACCAGGCACGGCCTCTCCAGGGCAGAGGTGAGGGGCGGCCAGGCCCTGGGACAAAGTGAGATGGAAAAGGCGTGGTCTTGTTAAACTGATTAACTAGCCTTAACGTCTCTATCATTAgttgctgcttaaaaaaaaaaaaaatcagatttattcttaaaaaaaaaaaaaggcaactcaaTTGTTCTGTCCAATTGGTGATTCCAGATTGGAGGAGTGGGAGAAAGCAATTGCTTTCACCCAGAAGTCCTCAACACCATGGTCAAGGAGTTTGGTATTTTATGGCTAAGTTCTACTTGAAATTTgctttcatcattgtttttttttcccccaaaataggCGTGTAGAGCCCGGTGCTTGGCTGGCCCTGGGTGTCTGTCCTCAGGTGACCGAGTAGAGTGTGTCTTCCTTGGTGGGAGGAACAAGACTAGGGAGCCCTGGGGATGGAGGGAAGTTCAGGGTTGCCGGGGGCCCTGGGGGATCCtgaccccccactcccacccccctgaATGAGTGTAAGTAAATTCCAAGAGGCCCAAATTGCATGTGGAGTCTCCCCCTGGCTCCCCATGACACCGGAATTAACCCCCGATTCTGGGTTCTGTGTTACCCCTACATGTGGTTATTTGGTGGTtcctgggagccctggaggcTGCGGCTGGAGAGGTGTGATCGTGAGCCAGAGTCCACCCTCCTCCCTAACGTCTGTGTGCTCCAGATGATGTAATTCGTGCCAAGTCATGAGTAGtaagaaataacatttaattgtaatttctcttttctttttgaagattttatttatttattcatgagagacagggagggaaagaggcagacacataggcagagggagaagcagactccccatggggagcctgatgcggggctcgatcccagcaccccgggatcatgatctgagccaaagggagacactcaaccactgagccacccgggtgtcccttaATTCTAATTTCTAAAGGAAAAGCCTGGTGTTTACCGAATGTTACCGGGCACCCCGGTATGAGGCTTTTCTGggctattttctaatttttttttttttatttacttatgatagtcacagagagagagagagagaggcagagacataggcagagggagaagcaggctccatgcaccgggagcctgacgtgggattcgatcccgggtctccaggatcgcgccctgggccaaaggcaggcgctaaaccgctgcgccacccagggatcccagggctattttcacccatctctctctctgtccatcaaGTTCACGCCGTGGCAGAAGGAATGGGCAGCGTCCGTGTCCCTTGCGTGTGCACCACCGGCCACAGGTGCTGGGAGGAGCCCTTATTTGCTTCCACGCCTGCATCTTGGAGGGgaattagatttaaaataatttttactgggGAGTAGGGCCTATCAGAGCAATGGTGGGGTGCAGCCCAGGTACTTTAGCAGCAGCCAGCCTTCTGAGCTCCAGCTCCTTGTGTGGCCTTTTGACTTGCTAAATGCTTCAAATGACATGCTGAGTTTCGTGGAGACTGGGGAGCTTAGCTAGAAGCTTTGGAAGCTGGATGTGGGGGAGGGAGATGTATAGGAGAAGGCTAACCACCCAACCCCAGGAACTGCAAAGAAGCTGAGTGTAAAGGAAGCACAGTACAGGCATGCCTCCTGTTATGgtgcttttgcttttttccccttgtgcTCCGCagacactgcctttttttttttttaagtacaaattgaaggtttgtggcaatccCACGTTGGCCAGTGGTTCCCCtgtcttttccctctcctctggccCCCCTGTTCCCGAGAGACAATGATATTGAaattaagccaattaataaccctagggcggcctctaagtgttcaagagTCCCATGAAAAGCTGGAAATGATGAAGTTGAGGAGAGCGTGCCCAAAGCTGAGACAGGCTGGAGCAGAAGCCTACCGTGCCACACAGTTAGCCAAGTGGTGAGTGCAAAGACAAAGCTCTTGAGGGAAATGGCAAGTGGGACTCCAGGGGGCACAAAATGATAAGAAAGccaaacagccttattgctgagcGGGAGAAAGCTTTTCCAGCAAATTCCTAGCACTGGAATTGTGTGGTTGAAGGATGGACACTCCcaaaccattttctcttttcttttcttttcttttcttttcttttcttttcttttcttttcttttttcttttcttttcttttcttttttttcttttctttttttctcttcttttctttttttctttcttttcttctttcttttagtggagttcaatttgccaacatatagcataatacccaatgctcatcctaccaagtgcccccctcaatgcctgtcacccagtcaccctcaccctccacccacctccctttccaccaccccttgttcgtttcccagagttaggtgtctctcatgttctgtctccctctctgatatttcccactcattttctcttctttcccctttattccctttcactattttttatattccccaaatgaatgagaccatataatgtttgtccttctccgatgacttatttcactcagcataataccctccagttccatccacgtcaaagcaaatggtgggtattcctcgtttctaatggctgagtgatattccattgtatccagaTCATTTTCCAAGAAGGCTGCACCAGTCTCTAAGCTCCCCCCTACTTTGGTTCCCTACACCACCACATCCCTTTCCTAACAAGCTGGCTGCAAAaagcatcatatatatatatatatatatatatatatatatatatatatatatatatatttttttttttttttttttttactaattctgTATATGAGGATAGTATCTCATTATTTGGATTTACATTGTTTTCCTGGCTGTTTTGGATGTGAGCTGGCAGGTAGTTCTTTGAGGGAACTTGAACTGGCTTCTCGGCCATctgctctgggaagccttccGGCCACTTCCCCGGCTTCTGGTTAGCCCAGAGCCCCGTCCCACACCCGCTCCAGGAGTTCACCTTATCTTATCAACACTGTATTGTAAACTGCTTGTTTTCCTGTCTTTCACCGACCCTTCCCCCTGCGCCTTCTCCCCCAGACTAGGAGGTCTACAAACCTGGTCTACCAGAATTCCAGCTTCCCCAGCCTCCTGGGCAGTGTCTGTCTGTGCTAATCTTATTCCACCTGCCCCATCCCTGGCTGACGGAAATGTTGTCTTAGCTTCTCTTTCTTaaatggggggtgggaggagaggtggggagagggcaagGTCTTTGAGAGGCACCACAGGAAACCAGCCTGCTTTCCAGAGCtgagaaatagaacaaagaatgccccttcccccccaacaaccaaggaaagaagaaatccCAAGTGCTCCAGACCTCACTGATGCTGGGCAACTTATTCTGGAGAGTTCGCCGTATAGAAGAGAAGATAATCTTGAAGCACTCACTGGAAAAGTCTGATTGATTGAGACTTTTGGACATGGTTATGGGTTAGAATTCTTTCCCCCCCAAAACTGTTCTTCTAATcgaagtcaacaaatatttactgactggCTACTCTGTGCTGAACACAGTGGGGGAGACAGAGATCTCCAAGATTGGGCTCCTGCTCCCTaaccaccctccaccccctgccccctgccgtGAGACAAGCCCAGAAATGTATGCCAGGTGCCATTTTACTTTATCAAAAAACTGCTGATGGGATGGGAGCAGTCGCTTCCTGAGGCCCCACTGACCACGTCATGGCTCCAGCAGAGAGCTGGTTTCACAAGACCTGGAGAATCTCATTTAAAAGTCCTTCTTAAGTGGATTTTGTACGTGATTGCATCCGGGCATTCTTCACAGCTCTTAATGGTTTTGAAATGGATTAAGCTCAACTGGGAGTCCGAGGCTGAAATGCAAATCCCAAGTAATATCAGAAATCAATTAGAGTGAGGCTTCCTGTATGCAAAGGGCCCCGGGGCACTTTGAAGTGCGCCCCACTCTGGAGACAGCCGAGCCTGGCTGCACTTCGGACCCATGGCCACTGTGATAATAGAGGATGTTGTGTTAACCCAGTGAGTGAATGCAAACACTTTTGAACTATTTTTTGAAGTATATCATACACttataaaaatgtacaaataacAAGGGTTGTAGGTTAATAAATTATTCCAAAGTCCCACGTCACCACTATCCAGGTCAAGAATAAGAATATTACTAGAGCCCCCGAAGTCCACCTCCACTCCTCCAAAGCTAActgcttttctcatttctaatccCGAAGATTGGTTTCTCCATGGTTTGGAACTTTAAATAATgctaagtgtgtgtgtatgtctgctTCTTTCTGTTCAACGTTATGCTGGTGAGAGCCATCCATGTTGTTTGTAGAagtttgctttttattcattGCTATGTGCTGTCCCTTGCATTGAATCTACACAAAGACTCAACACCACCTTATTGAAAAGATCATTCTTACATTACTGCTCTACAACGCCATTTCATCAGGAATCATTTGCTCATGTGTTgtgaggggttttgtttttgtttttaatgtctcATGCTGTTGCCTCATTGTGTATGGGCTAGCCTCTGGTCCTTCTtgtaggacacacacacacacaaacttattattatttttatttttaaagattttatttaattactcatgagagacacagagagagaaagaggcagagacagagggagaagtaggctccatgcagggagcccgacgtgggattctatcctgggtctccaggatcacgccctgggctgaaggcagcgctaaaccgctgagc
The nucleotide sequence above comes from Canis aureus isolate CA01 chromosome 19, VMU_Caureus_v.1.0, whole genome shotgun sequence. Encoded proteins:
- the CRIPTO gene encoding protein Cripto — encoded protein: MTISKAFELELVAGLGHRELSRREPPLRDGSVWSREEPAFHHRASHFVPSIGIQDSKELNKTCCLNGGTCMLGSFCACPPSFYGRNCEHDSRKENCESVPHDTWLPKRCSMCKCWRGRLHCFRQTFLPGCDGHVMDEHFLVSRTPELTLSSGTTFLLAGICLALQSYC